A window of the Mucilaginibacter sp. cycad4 genome harbors these coding sequences:
- a CDS encoding PadR family transcriptional regulator, whose protein sequence is MIVENTQTQMRKGILEYCILSIIAKGETYASDIIAELKKAQLLVVEGTLYPLLTRLKNNGLLTYNWVESISGPPRKYYVLSDEGRAVLEQLDKTWQELVFAVQTAIGERK, encoded by the coding sequence TGAGAAAAGGCATACTGGAGTATTGCATTCTCTCTATCATAGCTAAGGGCGAAACATATGCATCAGACATAATTGCTGAACTTAAGAAAGCCCAACTGCTTGTAGTTGAGGGTACTCTGTATCCTCTTTTAACCCGTTTAAAAAATAATGGACTGCTCACGTACAACTGGGTGGAGTCAATTTCCGGGCCGCCCCGAAAGTACTATGTGCTCTCAGACGAAGGTCGCGCGGTGCTTGAACAACTCGATAAAACCTGGCAGGAACTGGTATTTGCTGTTCAAACAGCTATCGGAGAAAGAAAATAG